The Glutamicibacter mishrai DNA window GGGATGTCTGCATCTCCATCGGCACCTCCGGGGTCGCCTCCGCGGTGGTCGATCACAGCGTGCACGACGGCACCGGGATGGTCACCGGATTTGTGGCCGCCAATGGAAAATTCCTGCCGCTGGCCTGCACCCTGAACGGCGCGCCGGTCCTGGACTTCGGCGCGCGGATGCTCGGGGTCGGCCAAGAGGAATTCTCGCAGCTGGCCCTGGCCGCTGAACCCGGATCCGGCGGCGTTGTTGTGCTGCCCTACTTCGGCGGGGAACGCACTCCCAACCGGCCCGAAGCCACCGGCCTGCTGCAGGGCCTGCGCACCACGACTACCCGCGAGCAGATCGCCCGCGCCTACGTGGAAGGGCTGCTGTGCTCCATGAAGGACGCGGTGGCCGCTCTGGAAGCCAGCACCAAGGTGGCCACGCGGCGGATCCTGCTGATCGGCGGCGGTGCGCAATCCGAGGCGGTCCGCATGATCGCCCCGCAGGTGTTCGGCGTGGCCGTGGACGTTCCGCAGACCGCTCAATACGTGGCGCTGGGCGCGGCCCGGCAGGCGGCCTGGGCGCTGGGCGGCCAGGGACAGCCGCCGGTCTGGAACCTCGCCGAATCCACCCGCTACGAAGCGCAGCCGCGACCGGAAATCTACGCCGGCTACGCGAAGCTGCGCGATCGCACCGATGGGTGGAAATAAGTGCTCGATCGCGTAGCGTAGGAACCATGGATACGCTCTTCTTCGCCCACCGCGGCAGTTCCCATAAATATTCGGAGAATACCCGGGCCGCCTACCTGCAGGCCATCGACGAGGGGGCCGACGGGATCGAATGCGATGTCCACTTGAGCATGGACGGCCAAGTGGTGTGCCACCACGACCCCACGGTGGATCGCACCTCCGATGCCTCGGGCCTGGTCTCGGCCTTCACCCTCGAACAGCTCAAGGCCATGGACTTCACCGGGGTGGTGCCCGCCGAGGTCCCGGCCGAATACGGCACCGAGAACGAGCAGCTGCTCAGCCTCGATGAGCTGCTGGCGCTGATCGAGGACCGCGGCAAGCCGGTGGGCCTGGCCGTGGAGATCAAGCACCCCAGCCCCTATGGCTACCTGCTCGAGGACCGGGTGCTGCAGGTGCTTGCCGGCCATGGCTTCGACCCGCAGACCGGCCGCGCCGGAAGCCAGGGGCAGATCGCGGTGACCTTGATGAGCTTCGAACCCGATGCGCTGCGCTATCTGGGCCGCACGGTGAATACCGATCTGCTGTGCCAGCTGATGACCGAGGTGAATCCCGAATACATCCAGGAGCTCTTGGACTCCGGGCAGGTCGGGCGGGCTGGCGTGTACTCGGTGCTCTACCGCTCGGTGGCCGAGGGCATCGAGCTGATCAACGCCGGGGGCGCTGGCATCATCGGCTCCGGGGTGGCCTGGACCCGCGCCAATGAGCAGATGGTGCGCCGCTGGCTCGCTGAAGGACGCCAAGCGCGGATCTGGACCGTGGATCGGCCCGCCGACGCGCAGTATCTGATCGACCTCGGGGTCGGGGAACTGACCAGCAACCGTCCGGTGGAACTTCGCAGGGAATTGGAGCAGCACTAGGGCCATGGGCATCAAGAATTCCGAACAGGCCAATCTGTACCTGGAAGACACATACGTTTTCAGCACCGAAGCCACCGTGATTGCCGCCGGCAGCGACGACGAGGGTCCGTGGCTTGCGCTCAGCCCCAATATCTTCCACCCGCGCGGCGGGGGACAGCCCGAGGACTCGGGCACCGTAGATGGGCAAGGAGTCGCAGTGCAGCGCGCCGATGACGGGCTGGTGATCCTGCGCGGGGCCGGAAGCCAGCCGGTGGGCGCCGTGGTGCACACGCAGATCGATCGCGAACTGCGCTTGAAGCATGCGGCCTTGCACACCGCCGGGCATGTGCTGGGTTTTGCCGGCGAGGATCGCGGTTGGCAGCACAAGGGCCACTCGCACTTCCCGGGGCAGTCGCGCCTGGACTTCGACCCGGACAGCGTAGACCTGCCGCTGGCCGAGCCAGCCCAGCGTGATGCAGCCAAGGTCTGGCTGCAGCAGCGCGTCGACGAGCTGCTGGCCCAGGGCGGGGAGGTAACCGCAGTGATGGATGAGGCTGGACGGCGGACCGTCACCATTGCCGGAATCAATGCTGAGCCCTGCGGCGGCACCCACGTGAGCCACGTGGACCAGCTGCGCGATGTCGCCATTGGCGAGGCCAAGGTCAAGCGCGGGGTATACAAGGTGCGCTACGAGGCCAGCCATAGTGACTAGGGGTTTGACCCCGGCGACCAAGATGGGGCTGTCCATCTCGATTGCCACCGGGTTGTACGGAATTTCCTTTGGCGCGCTGTCCATTGCCGCCGGGCTGAACCTCTGGCAGACCGTGGCCTTGAGCGCCTTGATGTTCACCGGCGGATCGCAGTTCGCCTTCATCGGCGTGATCTCCGGCGGAGGGGCAGGCTCGGCTGCTTTTTCGGCTGCCTCGCTGTTGGGCGTGCGCAACGCCGTGTACGGCATGCAGATCAAGCAGACCTTGCGCCCGCACGGCCGGCACGTTCCGTGGATGGCCCAGGTGACCATCGACGAATCCACCGCCGTGAGCCTCGGCCAGGCAGGGATCGGGGAAAAGCGCCGCGGATTCTTCACCGCAGGCATCGGGGTGTACGTGCTGTGGAACCTGTTCACCATCATCGGCGCACTGCTGGGCGAACGCATGGGGGATCCGGCGGCCTGGGGGCTTGACGGGGCGGCGGTGGCGGCCTTTATCGGCCTGTTGTGGCCTCGGCTCACATCGATGCAACCGGCGCTGATTGCCGTGGCCGCGGCGATCCTGACCGCGCTGGCGGTGCCCGTCAGCGCACCGGGCCTGCCCATTTTGATCACTGCTGTTGCCGCCGCGCTCTACGCGGTGTTCAGCGTGCGCACAAAGCCCGCGGCAACAGAACATGGCGGGCTGCGCAGCGTGGATGAGGAGCAAGCATGAGTGAACTGAGCTGGTGGATCCTGGCCTCGTGCCTCACCGCCTATGCCATCAAGCTCTGCGGCTACTTCGTGCCGCGCAAGGTGCTCGACTCGCCGCTGATGACCCATGTGGCCTCGACCTTGACCGTCGCATTGCTGGCCTCCCTGGTCACGGTCAACGCCTTCACCTCGGGCCAGGAGCTGGTGATCGATGCGCGCATCGGCGCCCTGGCGGCGGCCATTATCGCGCTGATCTTCAAGGCGCCCTATCTTGTGGTGGTGCTCGTCGGGGCGCTGGCCGCAGTACTTTTGCGAGCCACCGGGCTGGCCGCCTGAAGCAGATGACAAGCCGGGGCAGTGGTGGGAAAGTAGAAGCATGATTGTAGCTTTTTCTGTAGCCCCTTCCGGTACCGGCAGCAACCCCGATGGCTCGGTGCATGATGCCGTCGCCGAAGCCGTGAAAGTGGTGCGCGAGTCCGGCCTGCCCAACCGCACCAGCTCGATGTTCACCGAAATCGAAGGCGAATGGGACGAGGTCTTCGACGTCGTCAAGCGCGCCACCGAAGCCGTGGCGCCTTTCGGCTCCCGCATCTCGCTGGTGATCAAGGCCGACATCCGACCGGGGCGAGAAGGCGAGCTGGACGGGAAGATCCAGCGGCTCGAAAAGGCTATCAAGGACAGCGAGGAGAGTGCATCGAAATGACCCGCCATTCAACTGACCGTGAAGCCGGTTTAGTTGAGCAGTATCTCGAGGAATCCCTCGGGCTTGGAATCGAGTCCCTGGAGAAGGGGCGCGAGCACGCGCGGGCTGCCGGTCTGCCGCCCATCGAAGTCAGTGCGGGACAGGGCAAGCTCCTGCAGCTGCTGGCCGAAATGATCGGCGCCCGCCGGGTTTTGGAGATCGGCACCCTGGGCGGCTATTCGACCAGCTGGCTGGCCCTCGGAGCCGGCGCGGCAGGAACGGTCATCACCTGCGAATTCGAGCCGTTGCACGCCTCGGTAGCGCGGGAGAACCTGGAACGCTCCGGGCTCGCGGACCGGGTGCAGATCAAGCTGGGCGCCGCCGAAGGCACCTTGGATTCGCTGATAGCCAAGCGGACCGAGGCTTTCGACCTGGTCTTCATCGATGCCGACAAGCGCAATAACGTCCGCTATCTTGAACGCGCGCTGAAGCTGTCGCATCCGGGCACCGTGCTGGTGCTCGATAACGTGGTGCGCGGCGGTGCGATCCTGGATGATCCAGCCAAGCTGGGCAACCAGGAAGCCGATGTGCGCGGGGTCCAGGAATCGCTGGCGTGGCTGCGGGAGAACCCGAGGGTGTCGGCTACCGCGCTGCAGACCCTGGGTGCCAAGGGCTGGGACGGATTCGCGATCGCGCGGGTGCTGTAGGCGCTAGCGCGCTGAATGGTGGCCGTGGAATTCCTGCTCGAATTCCTCGTCGGTGTCGTGGGTGAATGGCGGGGACTTGATGATGAAATACAGCACCGCCGCCCCGCAGAGAACGGCCGCGGGCGCGCCAACCCAGAAGGCGTACTCGGTATTGCGCACCAGCCCGGCCACGACCGGGCCCACCAGCATCGGGATGATGTAGTAGTAATGCTTCGGGGCCGCCGGGCCCCAAAAGCGTTCAAGCTTGGATAAGAGGCTGAAGCCGGCAGCAAGGATGATGCATCCGAGCAAAATCACCCACAGCGTGGACGACAGGCTGATGGTGAGGGTCAAAGAGCCGACAAGTCCTGCAGTTAAACACGCGTACTTCGTATTTCGATGCAAGCCCTCGCCCCTTTTTCTGCTCCGGATGGATTGAACCTAGACTAGTATTTTTTCAAACACTTAGACAGTCCGCAATCCTACTTAAGTAGGAGGGTCACGTGGAGCGTTGGCGGAAATAGCCTCGGGCACTGCCGTAGGGTATAAATGTGCCACATATGAACGACTACCGAATCCGACTGGCTGCCGAACACGACGTGCGTCAAGCGCTGGAAATGAAGCTGCAATGCTGGCGTGAGGCCTATGCCGAATTGCGCGAACCAACCTTCTTCGCGCACCACGAAAAAGAACTCGACGGGCAAGTCGCGTGGTGGGAACGAGGACTGGCCTCCGGGGCGCAGTTCTTCATCGCCGAAGACCCGCAGGGCAGGATCATCGGGCTGGCCGGTGGCACCCCGGCCATCGAGGAAGACCGCGATGCCGGCGTGGATATCGAGCTGGGCATGCTCTACGTGCTTGAAGAGTACTACGGCAGCGGCCTGGGGGCACATCTGATGGACGTGGTGCTCGGGCAGCGCGAAGCGCTGGTCTGGGTGATCGAAGGCAACGATCGGGCCATGGCCTTCTTCGAAAAGCAAGGATTCACCGCCGACGGAACCACCGAAGCGCTGGTGGGCACCTGGCAAGGACTGACCGAACGACGGATGGTGCGCACACATGGCTAGGGATACCAAGGACTCGCTGCTCGGCGAATTCCCGATTGATACCGGAACCGCCATCATCGAGGCCGACCCCTACGGCGGGAACCGCTACATCCTGAAGGTCAACGGGGTTCCCTCATCGCATGTGGATCTGGATGATCCGACCTACCTGGACTTCGAGTACATGCGCTGGATGGAGCCGATTTTCACCTACGGCTTCCCGGCCGAGGACTATGACGGCCGCGCCCGCAAGCTGCGCGTGCTGCACCTGGGCGGCGGTGGCTGCTCCATGGCCCGCTGGGTCGCGGCCAGCTACGAAAACGCCCGCCAGGTAGTGGTGGAGCTCGATGCGAAGCTCGCTGAACTGGTGCGCACCAGCTTCGACGTGCCGCGCGCCCCGCTGGTCCGCCTGCGGGTAGGTGATGCCGGCCAGGTGCTGCCCACGCTGAGTGAAGAGAGCCGCGACGTGATCATCCGCGACGTGTTCGCCGGGAGCACCACCCCGCGCGAACTGACCACGGTGGACTACGCCCGCCAGGCTCAACGGGTCCTGGATGGCGGCGGCGTATACATCATGAACTGCGGGGATACCGCGGATCTGGCCGGAGCCAAGGCCGAGGCCGCCACCTTGCTCGAGGTCTTCGAGCATGTGGCCATGATCGCCGACCCGCCGATGCTCAAGGGGCGCCGCTACGGCAATATCGTTTTCCTGGCCAGCGACGAACCGCTCAGCCTCGGCGCCGGGTTCGAACGCAATCTGCGCACCGCACCGCTGCCAGCCCAGCTGGTCTCCGGGGCCGGTGTGCAGCGCTTCGCCGCCGGGGCGTCGCCGATCCTTCCCTAGGCCCTAGGATTCGTCCCAGCGCCGGTAGCTGGAGCCATCGGCGGCGCGCAGCAGCAGCGCGTGGTCGACCATGTACCGGCGCAGCAGGGCGACATCCGGGTGGAATACCCGCAGCCGCTCATTAACCTGCTCTTCGCGCAGCTGCTCATCGGCGCCGATCACCGCGTCGCGGATGGATACCAGCACCTCGTGCCGGTCAGCGGGCTTGGCCGGCAGCGTATCGAGCCGGTGGCCGGTGAAAAACCGCTGGATGCCGGTACGGTCCGCCTGCGCCGCGCTCGCCGAGGACAGCGTCTGATCCAGCAGTTTTTCGTTCAACTGCCCATCTGGGCCAAGCAGTCCGATCTTCTGCCAGCGGGCGAGGTCCTTGAGCTGGGTCTTGCCCGGCTGTTCCGGGACCCCGGCGCCGGTCAGGACGGCTCCGAGCAGCTGTCGCATGCCCGGGTTCTTTAATCCCGCGGCCACTTGGATCCAGGTTCCCGCGGTGTTCTGCTCTTGGCTCATGTCCCCATCCTAGCCACGGCTGGAGCGCCGTGATGGCACAAAACAGCCCGCCATGACCAGGTCATGGCGGGCTGTGCAATGTGGTGCGCGGTGTTTAGACCCCGGCCCACATCTCGATGAGTCCGATGCCGAAGAACAGGACGAAGGCCGCGGAGACAACCCACATCAGCGGGTGGATTTCCTTGGCGCGGCCCTGGGTGGCGCGGATGAAGACGTAGGAGATGAAGCCTGCGCCGATGCCGTTGGCGATCGAGTAGGTGAATGGCATCAGGGTGAAGGTCAGGAAGGCCGGCAGCGCAATGCCCCAGTCGCTCCAGTCGATCTTGGAGACCTGGGTGATCATCATGAAGCCGACGACCACCAGTGCCGGAGCAACCGCTTCGAAAGGCACCAGGTAGATCAGCGGGCTCAGGAACATCGCGACGATCATCAGCAGGCCGGTGACCACCGAGGCCAGGCCGGTGCGTGCGCCTTCGCCGATGCCGGCACCGGATTCCACGAAGATCTGCGCCGAGGAGCTGGAGGTGCCGCCGCCAATGATCGCGCCAGCGGCGTCGACCATCAGCACCTTGTCCACGTTTTCGATCTGTCCGTTTTCGTCCATGGAGCCGGCCTCGGAGGCCAGGCCCACCATGGTGCCCATGGCATCGAAGAAGATCGAGAGCAGGATGACGAAGGCCAGCAGCGAGGCGGCGGTGAAGCCGAGCTTGCTGAAGGCGCCGAAGATGCTGACCTGGCCGATCAGCGACAGGTCAGGCAGGGTCCAATCCGGCATGGATGGAACCACCAGGGACCAGGATCCGGTTTCGAATTCGCCGATGTGGAAGATGGCTTCCAGGATGTTGGCGATCACCGCAGAGACGACGATGCCGATCAGGATCGCGCCCTTGACCTTGCGCACGACCAGGGCCATGGTCAGCAGCAGGCCGATGATGAAGACCAGGATCGGCCAGCCCATCAGTTCGCCGTCGAAGCCCAGGCCTACCGGCACGGTGGTATTCGCGGCGTCCGGGATGCGCTGCACGAAGCCCGCGTTGACCAGGCCGATCAGCGCGATGAACATGCCGATGCCCACCACGATGGCCGTTTTCAGCCCGGCCGGAACCGCGTTGAAGACCGCGGTTCTGAACCCGGTGAGCACCAGGATGAACATGACCACACCGGCAATGAGCACCAGGCCCATGACGTCGGCCCAGGTCAGTTCCGGGTTGGTGGCCACGGTGATGGCCACGAAGGCATTGACGCCAAGGCCGGTGGCCATGGCGAAGGGGTGGCGGGCCCAGATGCCCATGAGGATGGTCAGGATGCCGGCCACAAAAGCGGTCACCGCGGCAACGCGCTGGATGCCCAACTCGCCGCCCGAGGAGTCGGCGCCGGAAAGCACCAGCGGGTTGAGGACGACGATGTAGCTCATTGCGAAGAAGGTGGCGATGCCGCCGCGAACCTCGGTGGAGAACGTCGAACGCCGTTCCGAAATCTTGAAGTATCGGTCGATCCGCGCGGCCGCAGACGTGCCGGAAGCAGTTTTGGTGGAGGAGGACATGGAAAAATTCTATGTTGTTTTTGTTGCGTATCGATATCTAACTTCTAACTAACTAGGCACAATCAGAAATCTTTAGACCCAACTCACACCTAGTAACTGCCAAAGCAAGTACATTGGAGGTAAGGGAAATCACACCCATGTTGATCTCAGGTTATGAAGGAGCGATTCAGATGAGTGATGAAGCGCCAGTCGCAGCAGAAAAGATCGAAGGAATTGTTGTCGGTGTTGATGGTTCGCAGCAAAGCAAGTGCGCTTTGCGGTGGGCCGAACGCGAGGCGGTGCGCCGCGGAAGCGTGCTGAATATCGTTTCCGCCTACACCATTCCGGTCTTCGCCGCGTCCTCCATGGATGCTGGTTACTCGACCCTGGACGATGATTTGATTCGTGGCGGAGCCGAGGAAATCGTCCGGCAGGCGCGGGCTGATCTTGAAGGCAGCCAGGCTCAGATCCGCACCTATATCGAGTCCGGGGATCCGGCCGGGGTGCTTCTGGATTTGAGCCAGGATGCCGAATTGGTTGTCGTAGGCACCCGTGGCCGCGGTGGTTTTGTGGGACGTTTGCTCGGCTCGGTATCCTCCGCGCTGCCGGCCCACTCCAAATGCCCGACTGTTGTGGTGCCGCTGTGCATGTCCAAGGAACAGGAGAGCTCCGGCAACGCGGCCGTTGAGCGCAACTGCATCGTGGTTGGCGTGGATGGCTCGGATCGGGCCCGCTCCGCGGTGCTCGCCGCGGCCGATGCGGCGGTCGCCAGCGACCTGACCCTGCGCCTGATCTGCGCGGTGCCTCCGGTAGGCGCGGCGCTGGCGTGGATGCCGGCGACCATTGACCAGGAAGCCGTGCTGGAAGATGTCCGCTACCAGATGAGCGTGGGCACCAAGTGGCTGCGTTCGCATTACCCGGAGCTGAAGATGGAGACCGATGTGGTTTCCGGGCCTCCGGTAGAAGTGCTGATTCGCGAGTCGGAGCATGCGGTGCTGACGGTGACCGGTTCGCGCGGCCGCGGTGGATTCACCGGCATGCTGCTGGGCTCCACCTCGCAGGGCGTGCTGCACCACTCCAAGGGGCCGGTGATGGTGGTTCCCGATTCGGAGGATCCGCGCTTGGAGGACCGGAAGAACTTCGACACCCGGGCCCAGGAGCAGTAGCCGCCTGGATCGCCGAGGGCGATAAAGCAGATTAAGCAGATTAAGCAGAAGGCCACGCACCCATCGGGTGCGTGGCCTTCTGCTTGGCGGTGGCTGCTTTAGTAGCGAGCTGCCTTCGAGTACAGGTTGTTGACCCAGCTCAATGGCGTCACCGAAATACCTGCATTCGGGTTACGGGCGTGCACTACGTTGCCGTTACCGATGTAGATCGCTACGTGGTAGAACGATGATCCGCCGTTGGAGGAGGAGAACACCAGGTCGCCCGGGCGCAGGTTGCTCAGCGACACGTACTGCGGAGCGCTGAAGAACTGCTGGGTCGAGGTGCGCGGCAGGCTGATGCCCGACTGGCCGAAAGCGCGCTGCGAGAAGCTCGAGCAGTCGAACGCGTTAGGGCCGTTGCTGCCGTAGACGTAGTACTTGCTTGGATCGTCAGCGGTCTTCAAGGCCCAGGCGATTGCTGCCGAGTAGCTGCGGCCGGTATCTGGCTGCGGCTCTGGCTCTGGCTCAGCGGTCTTGGTTGGCTCAGGCTTTGGAGTCGGCTTGGGCGTTGGCTTAGGAGTCGGCTTCGGTGTTGGCTTTGGAGTCGGCTTTGGCTCAGCGGTCTTCGTCGGCTTTGGCTCAGGCTTCGGTTCAGCCGTCCTGGTTGGCTTTGGCTCAGGCTTTGGTTCGGCCGTCTTGGTCGGCTTTGGCTCTGGAGTCTTGGTTGGCTCCGGGGTAGGCTCAGCAGTCTTGGTAGGCTGCGGCTCCGGAGTCTTGGTTGGCTCGGCCTTTGGAGGCTCAGGCATCGCGGTTGGAGTCAGGGTATCGAGCTCCACTGCCTTGGGCTTGACCGTTGGCTCGTCCTGGGAATCGGTAGGTTCCAATTCCTGCGGTTCTGCGACGGCCAGTGGCTGGACTGCCGCTGGCTTTTCCTCGGGAACTTCGGTGGTGTCCTCGGTGGCGATAGCCTCCTCGAGGGCGGCTTCCTGTTCCTTGGCTTCCTTCTTCTCTACTGCCTTGCGGACTTCAGCTTCTTCCTTCTGCTGCAAGGTAGCGAGGTGGCCGATGAGTTCGTTGCGGAGCTTCTTCTCGGGCTCAACGGCGGATTCGTAAGTGTTCAGGGTGCTGTTGGCGGTGGCTGCAGCTGAATCGTAGTTCGCGGCGGCTTCCTCAGCGGCGCTCTGGGCTGCGTCGGCATATTCCTGCCACGCGGAGACCAATGCTTCTGCCTCGGAGGCGGTGTTGACCGACTGGACCTGCTGTTCGCTCAATGCGTCGATGGTGGCGGCCTTGTAGAAGAGGTCGCCTTCCTTGTTGTCATCCAGCAGCAAGCCCAGGGTGGAGGTGCCGGCGCCGTTGCGGTAGATATCCGAAGCGATGGCGCCCAGGTCCTTGCGGCTCTGTGCCAGGTAGGTCTTCGCGTAATCCAGCTGCTTGACGGCCTTCTCGGCTTCGGCGGTGCGCAGGTCGCGCTCTTCGCCAGCGGAGAGCAGGGATTCCTGTGCCTCGGCGGCTTCGGTTTCAACCCGCTGCAGTTCAGCGCGGCTGGAAGCCAGGGATGCCTCGATACGAGCGATCATGGCGTTCGTAGAGTCTTTGTTCTTCTTGGCTTCTTGGATCTCTGCATCCGTTGGCAGAGCCGAAGCGCTTGGTGCAGCTGCGATGGAGACAGATGCAGGGAACGTAGTTGAAGTTGATGCGGACGCGGGCAGGGCACCTACAAGGCAGGATGCTGCTAAGGCTAGTGTGCTAGCGGCGACACCGAGCGTGTGGCGAGTAGCCATATCGTTCCTCACTAAGTTCTTGGATGACAGAGAGCGTTGAAACCGTGACTTCCTGAGGTGGAAAGATCACGATTAGGACAAGGCTCCAAATAGCACATTAGGCTAACTGCAATACCCTTGGCAACACTGTTCACACCAGTCACATGAATCCCAAACGTGTAATTCACTTGAAGTTTTGCGCTGTGATCTGCAGTAACGCGAGATGTTGCGAGTCGTTTTTCCTGAAAGAAACCTTGGAAAATTTTTTGGAGCCGCGCAGGTAGTCGTTACCTGAACGCGCTGTTCATGAAGCTTCGGTAACGCAATGAATGCATTTAATCGCCCCGGTGGGAGATCGAGGGAATCCGGCATCAAAAAGCCGCCTTTAAAAGGAACGGTTTTTGAACGGCTTGGAATCCGATTTCTGGGGCCGGGGGAAGCTGCTCCCGTTCGTGCAGTAATCCGATGTGGTCTGCCTCTCTTTCGAATCCACTCTGGCCACTGGATTCAGGAAAATTTGTGAGACAGATCTCAAAAGAACTTTTCGGGATTTCGGGCTCAAGCCCACCCTAGATCGTGCAATTTTTCGTCGTCGATGCCGAAGTGATGGGCTACCTCATGCATGACCGTAATGCCGATTTCGCGAACCACTTCTTCCCTGGTTTCGCATGCGCGCAGCGTCGGGTTTTTGAAGATCGTAATCTGGTCCGGAAGTGCGCCGAAACCCCAGTCTGAATCCCGTTCGGTCAGCGCCACGCCCTCGTATAGCCCCAGAATTTCAAGGTTTTCTGGCTCTCCTGGCTGGGGTGTGTACTCGTCTTCGATGAAGAAAATGACGTTGTCCATCATGGCGAAAGCGGCCTCGGGAATGGCGTCGATCGCCTGCTCAACTAGCTGCTCGAACTCGTCGTCGCTGATCTCTGAAAGCATGTTTTCAGCCTAGTTGCGGAGCATGGTTTCGGCATCGAAAAAATGGCCCGGGAGCCGATTTTGCGAAATCAAAAAACCCCACGTATAGTTATTGGAGTCCGCTACGGAGACGCAAGAAACCGAAGCGACTTAGGCCCCCATCGTCTAGCGGCCTAGGACACCGCCCTTTCACGGCGGCGGCACGGGTTCGAATCCCGTTGGGGGTACAAACAACTAATTCATTAGTTGTCAGATGGAGAAATCCATTGGCTTGCGAAAGCAAGGCCCTGTAGCGCAGTTGGTTAGCGCGCCGCCCTGTCACGGCGGAGGTCGCGGGTTCAAGTCCCGTCAGGGTCGCTCAATTTACTAATCTATTAGTAAATTTGGTGTCCACTAAGTGGTACCAGGCTCTGTAGCTCAGTTGGTAGAGCGTTCGACTGAAAATCGAAAGGTCACCGGATCGACGCCGGTCGGAGCCACGCAGGCCCTCGGTTTACCGAGGGTTTTACTGTGTGTATTGAAAGTTATTCAAAACACTAGGCCCTGTAGCGCAGTTGGTTAGCGCGCCGCCCTGTCACGGCGGAGGTCGCGGGTTCAAGTCCCGTCAGGGTCGCCTGATAAACAAATGCTCCGGTTTTCCGGAGCATTTGCTGTATCTGCGGTTATTTAGTTGGCGCGTCCCAAGTGGCGCGGCCCCAGCCAACGGTTGCTCAGCCTGCGATAGGCCGCGGCAGCGCCGGTCATATCGCCATCATCCAAAGCCTGCAGGCCATCGAGCAAGTCATTGGGCGAATCGTCAGGCCACACAATTTCAGCCAAAAGACCGTAGTCCAGCTCGATGACCGAGCGGCGATCAAAGGACTCCAGCCAACTGCCCAGGCTGCCCAGCTCCTCGAAAAGCTGAGATTGGGGCGCATGGGTCACCAGCGTCTGGACAGCCCAGGCAAGCCGCTCCACGGCCTGCTCAAAGCCGATGTACATGCGCGCGGTCTTCAGATGCTCGCCTTCATGGATGACCTCTTGCTCATCATCTTCGCGGAACAAGGCAAACCAGCTCAGTGGAATGCCCCAGGAAGATGTGCGGGTATGAAGATGCGTCAGATCCCCAGCGAGCCGGTCCGGATCCACCCGCTGCGCGTTCGCTTTCCGGGAGGCCGGCGGGACCAGGAGGTCGAAAACTTCTGGGCGGATGGCCTCTTCGGCCTGCTCGGCGGCGAGCAGGCTGCGCGCCTGCAGCTGCCCGGGGCAGTAGCGGGTATGTTCGGTGCCCTGGTAATCAAGGGTCTTGATGGCCCGGAAAAATTCGGGCTCATTGTGCGGGAATGGGTCGGAAACGCTGCGCAAGGTGCGTTGCCACAGCCGCTCATTTTCGAACTCGTCCCATTGCGCGGCGGTGCGCTGCGGGGTGCGCAGAATGATCGACTGGGCCCAGTCTTCAAA harbors:
- a CDS encoding glycerophosphodiester phosphodiesterase, whose translation is MDTLFFAHRGSSHKYSENTRAAYLQAIDEGADGIECDVHLSMDGQVVCHHDPTVDRTSDASGLVSAFTLEQLKAMDFTGVVPAEVPAEYGTENEQLLSLDELLALIEDRGKPVGLAVEIKHPSPYGYLLEDRVLQVLAGHGFDPQTGRAGSQGQIAVTLMSFEPDALRYLGRTVNTDLLCQLMTEVNPEYIQELLDSGQVGRAGVYSVLYRSVAEGIELINAGGAGIIGSGVAWTRANEQMVRRWLAEGRQARIWTVDRPADAQYLIDLGVGELTSNRPVELRRELEQH
- a CDS encoding AzlC family ABC transporter permease, encoding MGLSISIATGLYGISFGALSIAAGLNLWQTVALSALMFTGGSQFAFIGVISGGGAGSAAFSAASLLGVRNAVYGMQIKQTLRPHGRHVPWMAQVTIDESTAVSLGQAGIGEKRRGFFTAGIGVYVLWNLFTIIGALLGERMGDPAAWGLDGAAVAAFIGLLWPRLTSMQPALIAVAAAILTALAVPVSAPGLPILITAVAAALYAVFSVRTKPAATEHGGLRSVDEEQA
- a CDS encoding AzlD domain-containing protein; protein product: MSELSWWILASCLTAYAIKLCGYFVPRKVLDSPLMTHVASTLTVALLASLVTVNAFTSGQELVIDARIGALAAAIIALIFKAPYLVVVLVGALAAVLLRATGLAA
- a CDS encoding thiamine-binding protein, whose product is MIVAFSVAPSGTGSNPDGSVHDAVAEAVKVVRESGLPNRTSSMFTEIEGEWDEVFDVVKRATEAVAPFGSRISLVIKADIRPGREGELDGKIQRLEKAIKDSEESASK
- a CDS encoding O-methyltransferase — protein: MTRHSTDREAGLVEQYLEESLGLGIESLEKGREHARAAGLPPIEVSAGQGKLLQLLAEMIGARRVLEIGTLGGYSTSWLALGAGAAGTVITCEFEPLHASVARENLERSGLADRVQIKLGAAEGTLDSLIAKRTEAFDLVFIDADKRNNVRYLERALKLSHPGTVLVLDNVVRGGAILDDPAKLGNQEADVRGVQESLAWLRENPRVSATALQTLGAKGWDGFAIARVL
- a CDS encoding GNAT family N-acetyltransferase; amino-acid sequence: MNDYRIRLAAEHDVRQALEMKLQCWREAYAELREPTFFAHHEKELDGQVAWWERGLASGAQFFIAEDPQGRIIGLAGGTPAIEEDRDAGVDIELGMLYVLEEYYGSGLGAHLMDVVLGQREALVWVIEGNDRAMAFFEKQGFTADGTTEALVGTWQGLTERRMVRTHG
- a CDS encoding spermidine synthase, whose product is MARDTKDSLLGEFPIDTGTAIIEADPYGGNRYILKVNGVPSSHVDLDDPTYLDFEYMRWMEPIFTYGFPAEDYDGRARKLRVLHLGGGGCSMARWVAASYENARQVVVELDAKLAELVRTSFDVPRAPLVRLRVGDAGQVLPTLSEESRDVIIRDVFAGSTTPRELTTVDYARQAQRVLDGGGVYIMNCGDTADLAGAKAEAATLLEVFEHVAMIADPPMLKGRRYGNIVFLASDEPLSLGAGFERNLRTAPLPAQLVSGAGVQRFAAGASPILP
- a CDS encoding DUF2087 domain-containing protein, with the protein product MSQEQNTAGTWIQVAAGLKNPGMRQLLGAVLTGAGVPEQPGKTQLKDLARWQKIGLLGPDGQLNEKLLDQTLSSASAAQADRTGIQRFFTGHRLDTLPAKPADRHEVLVSIRDAVIGADEQLREEQVNERLRVFHPDVALLRRYMVDHALLLRAADGSSYRRWDES
- a CDS encoding NCS2 family permease gives rise to the protein MSSSTKTASGTSAAARIDRYFKISERRSTFSTEVRGGIATFFAMSYIVVLNPLVLSGADSSGGELGIQRVAAVTAFVAGILTILMGIWARHPFAMATGLGVNAFVAITVATNPELTWADVMGLVLIAGVVMFILVLTGFRTAVFNAVPAGLKTAIVVGIGMFIALIGLVNAGFVQRIPDAANTTVPVGLGFDGELMGWPILVFIIGLLLTMALVVRKVKGAILIGIVVSAVIANILEAIFHIGEFETGSWSLVVPSMPDWTLPDLSLIGQVSIFGAFSKLGFTAASLLAFVILLSIFFDAMGTMVGLASEAGSMDENGQIENVDKVLMVDAAGAIIGGGTSSSSAQIFVESGAGIGEGARTGLASVVTGLLMIVAMFLSPLIYLVPFEAVAPALVVVGFMMITQVSKIDWSDWGIALPAFLTFTLMPFTYSIANGIGAGFISYVFIRATQGRAKEIHPLMWVVSAAFVLFFGIGLIEMWAGV